A window of the Synechococcus sp. M16.1 genome harbors these coding sequences:
- a CDS encoding DUF3136 domain-containing protein, translated as MATITFTHEPSLAELRETEAVYTRAMEYLVADGVKEGEASKSVCWRRLYRLHQALPERYGNPRALFLSLRAHQRSQKAA; from the coding sequence ATGGCAACTATCACCTTCACCCATGAACCATCCCTCGCTGAACTGCGAGAAACAGAAGCGGTGTACACCCGCGCCATGGAATACCTGGTGGCAGATGGCGTGAAAGAAGGCGAAGCCAGCAAGAGCGTCTGCTGGCGACGCCTGTACCGACTCCATCAAGCTCTACCTGAGCGTTACGGCAACCCCCGCGCGCTCTTTCTTTCACTTCGTGCGCATCAGCGAAGCCAGAAGGCGGCCTAG